In the Persephonella hydrogeniphila genome, one interval contains:
- a CDS encoding ABC transporter permease, with amino-acid sequence MNLGVIKAYILKEIVELVRSKFIILVYLFPSMVILLFGYGIRMEVTHSRTVILDHDNSKLSTELISKFEHSKYFDTRVLNKPENEILKEMKKGKVDILIIIPESFEKRLLHGQKTEIGIFVDSSFPMRGTTMQSYAEGVIYNAAQSYMKNIPVKNLITINNRNLFNQSMRDENAIVPGLIGIILLVAPAILSALLIVKEKETGTIFNFYSSPAGKIDFLIAKLTPPFILHSANIFILFLWATYLFEVPFRGSFFIYWLSSEIYIIISVGIGLLVSVITRTQIVALVATIIITVIPGFLYSGILMPISSMVGSAYIEAHIFPVMYFNHIVYDCFLIGQGFSSEKNVLYFGVLIFYAFVLLSLGTLFMKKEMR; translated from the coding sequence TTGAATCTTGGAGTTATAAAGGCATATATCTTAAAAGAAATTGTTGAGTTAGTCAGGTCAAAATTTATCATACTGGTTTATCTTTTTCCCAGTATGGTTATTCTTTTATTTGGTTACGGAATAAGGATGGAAGTTACCCACTCAAGAACTGTTATCTTAGACCACGACAACAGTAAACTATCTACAGAGCTTATATCTAAGTTTGAGCATTCAAAATATTTTGATACAAGAGTCTTAAACAAACCTGAAAATGAGATTCTAAAAGAAATGAAAAAAGGAAAAGTAGATATTCTTATCATTATTCCTGAAAGTTTTGAAAAAAGGCTTCTACATGGACAGAAAACAGAAATAGGAATTTTTGTTGATTCTTCCTTTCCAATGCGTGGGACTACTATGCAGAGCTATGCTGAAGGAGTTATATATAATGCTGCCCAGAGCTATATGAAAAATATCCCTGTCAAAAATCTAATAACAATCAATAACAGAAATCTTTTTAACCAGTCAATGAGAGATGAGAATGCTATAGTCCCGGGTTTGATAGGAATTATTCTGTTGGTTGCACCTGCTATTTTATCTGCACTTTTGATTGTTAAAGAAAAAGAAACAGGAACAATATTTAATTTTTATTCTTCTCCTGCAGGCAAAATAGATTTTTTGATAGCAAAGCTAACTCCCCCTTTTATACTACATTCAGCAAACATTTTTATTCTATTTTTATGGGCGACATACTTGTTTGAAGTTCCTTTTAGAGGCAGTTTCTTTATTTATTGGCTTTCTTCTGAAATTTATATAATAATCAGCGTCGGTATAGGTCTTCTTGTCTCTGTAATAACAAGAACTCAGATAGTCGCTCTTGTAGCAACTATAATCATAACTGTTATTCCGGGATTCCTGTACTCAGGGATATTGATGCCTATTTCTTCAATGGTCGGTTCTGCTTATATTGAAGCTCATATATTTCCTGTTATGTATTTTAATCATATTGTGTATGACTGCTTTCTGATCGGTCAGGGATTTAGCTCTGAGAAGAATGTTCTTTATTTTGGAGTTTTGATTTTTTATGCTTTCGTTCTTTTATCCCTCGGAACTTTATTTATGAAGAAGGAAATGAGATGA
- a CDS encoding ABC transporter permease — MKAFLSIFIKEIITFLRNWGLVLVVLYSFTFDVYIAGEGFEVKPRNVSVGYVDYSGGVISQKILNHLHKPEFQEPIRFNSQEELSKAIFNREIIVGIVFDSDFEEKLYKEGRAEINVLLDSTAAAQAYVTLSYLQNIVLRLSDIKFPVELKTHKLFNQNADTRKFISFSEFLSVITLLGVILSAVVFVREKEQGTWDIMLLMPVDSKLIILAKSLSQILINILGAIICVGIVLFNIFDVPINGNFWVFMLFTFVYLFAVSGIGLFIASVAKDMLQVAQLSVIIMMPMIFLSGAWTPIYSMHPVIQYLSYLSPLRYYIEGSLSIFFRGISSIDLIPYFSALAILSLALYIFGFKKIGKLF, encoded by the coding sequence ATGAAAGCTTTTTTAAGTATTTTTATTAAGGAAATAATCACATTTTTGAGGAACTGGGGACTTGTCCTTGTTGTTTTGTATTCGTTTACATTTGATGTTTATATAGCAGGTGAAGGCTTTGAAGTAAAGCCGAGGAATGTTTCTGTAGGGTACGTTGATTACTCAGGAGGTGTTATATCTCAGAAGATACTGAATCATCTTCATAAGCCGGAATTTCAGGAGCCTATCAGATTTAATTCACAGGAGGAATTGAGCAAAGCCATTTTTAATAGAGAGATCATTGTAGGGATTGTTTTTGATTCTGATTTTGAAGAAAAGCTCTACAAAGAGGGCAGAGCAGAAATAAATGTTCTACTTGATTCGACAGCAGCTGCCCAAGCTTATGTAACACTTTCTTATCTCCAGAATATAGTGCTAAGACTCTCAGACATTAAATTCCCTGTAGAACTAAAGACTCACAAACTTTTTAATCAGAATGCAGATACACGGAAATTTATTTCTTTTTCAGAGTTTTTATCTGTAATAACACTTCTTGGAGTTATCCTCTCTGCTGTGGTTTTTGTCAGAGAGAAGGAACAGGGAACTTGGGATATTATGCTTTTGATGCCTGTAGATTCAAAGCTTATTATTCTTGCAAAAAGTTTATCCCAGATTTTGATAAACATTTTAGGAGCTATTATATGTGTTGGTATTGTCCTGTTTAATATTTTTGATGTTCCTATTAACGGTAATTTCTGGGTTTTTATGCTTTTTACATTTGTTTATCTTTTTGCTGTCAGTGGTATAGGTCTTTTTATTGCCTCTGTTGCAAAAGATATGCTTCAGGTTGCACAACTTTCTGTAATTATAATGATGCCTATGATCTTTTTAAGTGGAGCATGGACTCCTATCTACTCGATGCATCCGGTTATACAGTACCTTTCTTATCTTTCTCCTCTCAGATACTACATAGAAGGAAGTCTGAGTATATTCTTCAGAGGAATCTCATCTATAGATCTGATTCCTTATTTTTCAGCCTTGGCAATACTCAGCCTTGCCCTATATATCTTTGGATTCAAGAAAATAGGCAAACTGTTTTGA
- a CDS encoding hotdog domain-containing protein, with amino-acid sequence MEIKTHKEIDQSLSGVPTAVETDRFASVILEITDQMRADEKGLVHGGFIFSAGDYCAMLAVNHPNVVLAKAEVKFLKPVRVGEHLFFEGIVIEKEGNRRTVEVNAKNEKNEIVFTGKFYCVIPEKHVLER; translated from the coding sequence ATGGAAATAAAAACTCACAAAGAGATTGACCAGTCGTTATCAGGAGTTCCAACAGCCGTAGAAACAGACAGATTTGCCTCTGTGATCCTTGAAATAACAGATCAGATGAGAGCCGATGAGAAAGGGCTTGTCCATGGTGGCTTTATATTTTCCGCTGGAGATTACTGTGCCATGCTTGCTGTAAACCATCCAAATGTAGTTCTCGCAAAGGCAGAGGTAAAGTTTTTGAAACCTGTTAGGGTTGGAGAACACCTGTTTTTTGAAGGTATTGTTATAGAAAAAGAAGGAAACAGAAGGACTGTTGAAGTGAATGCAAAGAATGAGAAAAATGAGATAGTTTTCACCGGTAAGTTCTACTGCGTAATACCTGAAAAACATGTACTTGAGAGGTAG
- a CDS encoding peptidoglycan D,D-transpeptidase FtsI family protein, with product MVKNRVYFLSFLVVLGFLAVIIRLFYFQILNRDEYLSYIKKQYYTKEKIVLPRGTFYDSNGKILGISIPTIDLFVIPRYIKDRNRLAKELSYIIKQPYSKILKKLNSNRHYVVIARGVDKSLKKRLLKLRRDLQEWNLGLIESSKRYYPLNQIAGSTLGFVSRTTGKGMEGLELKFNKKLGGGTGSILLMKDALGNPFTIEKDQKGTKSYDIKLTIDSNIQFIAEDVLREFVKERKPKEALILIVDPNNGNIIANATYPNYNPNKYWKYKSHRNISFHSAYEPGSLAKPFVLAEAIDEGKVSFTKEYYCEEGKIVVDGIKIRDHKKFKYLKADEIIIYSSNAGAIKIALSLDYDKFYKKLYQLGFGDSTKTFPGEASGLLRKDKRPVEVAYASIGQNWTATPIQIAMAYSAIANGGYLLKPNFVKEMIDRETGETIKPEKIVLRKVLSEKSVKILRKVLEDVVEIGTAKKGKSEFFTIAGKTGTAQKYDPKIKALSNEKFYTWFAGYFPAENPKFTVVIFANEPKKIRKWEFIGGGTVSAPVLRKLVDRIMFYYKQKPDKNGGRNGNKNSQRD from the coding sequence ATGGTAAAAAATAGGGTTTACTTTCTTTCTTTCCTTGTAGTTTTAGGCTTTTTAGCCGTTATTATCAGGCTTTTTTACTTCCAGATCCTTAACAGAGATGAGTACTTATCCTACATAAAAAAGCAGTATTACACAAAAGAAAAAATTGTACTGCCACGGGGAACCTTTTACGATTCTAACGGTAAAATTTTAGGAATAAGTATTCCTACTATAGACCTTTTTGTTATTCCCAGATATATCAAAGACAGGAATAGGCTCGCAAAAGAGCTATCCTATATAATAAAACAGCCTTACAGCAAAATTTTAAAGAAGCTAAACTCCAACAGACATTATGTGGTAATAGCCCGGGGAGTAGATAAATCCCTTAAAAAAAGACTTCTAAAACTCAGGAGAGATCTACAGGAATGGAACTTAGGACTAATTGAGTCTTCAAAAAGATATTACCCTCTAAACCAGATAGCAGGTTCGACGCTGGGATTTGTAAGCAGAACAACAGGAAAAGGAATGGAAGGTCTCGAACTGAAGTTTAACAAAAAACTTGGAGGAGGGACAGGAAGTATACTTCTTATGAAAGATGCCCTCGGAAATCCGTTTACTATAGAAAAAGATCAAAAGGGTACAAAAAGTTATGATATAAAACTGACTATAGATAGTAATATCCAGTTTATAGCAGAGGACGTTCTGAGGGAGTTTGTTAAGGAAAGAAAACCAAAAGAAGCCTTAATTCTTATTGTAGATCCTAACAACGGTAATATAATAGCAAATGCAACATACCCTAACTACAATCCGAACAAATATTGGAAATACAAATCCCACAGGAATATCTCGTTTCACAGTGCCTATGAACCGGGATCTCTTGCAAAACCATTTGTTCTTGCAGAAGCTATAGACGAAGGAAAAGTATCATTTACAAAAGAGTACTACTGCGAAGAAGGGAAGATAGTAGTAGACGGAATAAAAATACGGGATCACAAAAAATTTAAGTATCTGAAAGCTGATGAGATTATCATATATTCATCAAATGCAGGAGCTATAAAAATAGCCCTAAGTCTTGACTACGATAAATTTTACAAAAAACTGTACCAGCTTGGTTTCGGAGACTCAACAAAAACCTTTCCCGGGGAAGCTTCAGGACTATTAAGAAAGGATAAAAGACCCGTAGAAGTAGCCTATGCTTCAATTGGACAGAACTGGACAGCAACACCTATTCAGATAGCAATGGCATACTCTGCAATCGCAAATGGAGGATATCTCCTCAAACCAAATTTTGTAAAAGAGATGATAGATAGAGAAACAGGAGAAACAATAAAACCAGAAAAAATAGTTTTAAGAAAAGTTTTATCAGAGAAATCGGTAAAGATACTCAGGAAAGTTCTCGAAGATGTCGTTGAAATAGGAACAGCAAAGAAAGGTAAATCTGAATTTTTTACAATAGCCGGAAAAACAGGAACTGCCCAGAAGTACGATCCAAAAATAAAAGCTCTCTCCAATGAAAAATTTTACACATGGTTTGCCGGTTATTTCCCTGCAGAAAATCCAAAATTTACAGTTGTGATATTTGCCAACGAACCAAAAAAAATTAGAAAATGGGAATTTATCGGAGGAGGTACAGTTTCTGCCCCTGTACTTAGGAAACTTGTTGATCGTATAATGTTTTACTACAAACAGAAACCAGATAAAAATGGAGGGCGAAATGGAAATAAAAACTCACAAAGAGATTGA